In Pan paniscus chromosome 1, NHGRI_mPanPan1-v2.0_pri, whole genome shotgun sequence, the DNA window AGCTTCGCCGAAAGGCCTCACCACCTCCGACCTCCGCCTGCCCTGGGGATGCTCCCAGCCCTGCTGCGGCAGAACGCGACGTGCTAACCGGAATCCCTAGGCCGCCTGTCTCCTACCCATACTTGGAGGCCCCGCTCAGACGGTCCTGAAAACGTCTGAAAGGCGGTTCCTGCCAGAGTCCCTGCTACCTGTTACCTCCACCCCTATTTAGTCCTAGTGGACAGCCTCGCTCACCTTCCCTGGGATGACACTTCTGGCGGCTGAGATGAGCGAGCCTCTCTGGGCTCTGCCGCCGGGCGTGGGCTGACCTGCCTACAGCTGGGGCCTGATAAGGCAGCAGCAAAAGGGTGGAGGGGAGGCAGTGTTGAAGCTGGGGCAAGTAATTTTCCCCAATTTACAGGGAAAAACCGAAATTCAGAAAAGTTTAATGTCAGCCAGGGGCTGGAACCCAGACCTCTGGCAGCTCTCACTTTCACAATGCCCTTGGGCTGACTAGGCTGCAGAGGGGTTTCACCCCAACCCCAGGGCACCTCAAGTGTCCCCACCAAACCTTCCTAACACCTGACCACTAAGTAGGGAGGCCTCTCAGGGGGCTAGCTCTGCTAGGCCCTTGCAACTGACCTGTGGGACCTGAGGCCTGGCCCCTCATGGCTCCTGTCACCAGGTCTCAGGTCAGGGTCCAGCAGGCCCTGAGCTGACGTGTGGAGCCAGAGCCACCCAATCCCGTAGGGACAGGTTTCACAACTTCCCGGATGGGGCTGTGGTGGGTCACAGTGCAGCCTCCAGCCGGAAGGATGGGGTGGCTCCCACTCCTGCTGCTTCTGACTCAATGCTTAGGGGTCCCTGGTGAGTGCCCCCAACCCTGATCCCCATCTGCCTTCAGGAGGGGGTTGGCCCCATTCTCCTATTCTGGGATGAGAAAAAAGTCGGGGAGCCAGAGGCTCAGTGGGCATGGGGCAGTGACCTTGGCCTCTTGAGCACAGCTGGGAAGCCCTAGGAACACATAGACACGGCCCACTTAGGCCTCTATTAGCACGTCTGCTCTAGCACTGAAGCAGTGTTAGGACCACACAGATGCACGCACACAGCAGGCAGTGACCCCTCCTGAGCCTGATCTACCCCTCTAACCTAGCGTGTGACTTTGTGCAGGTGAGAGCCCAGATTTGGAGTCTGAATGCCTAGCCAGGGCCCCTGGCTGGGTAATGTGATGGCTCTGAGCCTTAGCATTCTCATTTGAGAGATGAGATGGGGCAAGCTCCATCACCCACTGCTCTCACAGAGCGTATGTGTTAGATCTGAGCCCGGTGCCTGGGCCACTACACAGAGGCACCGGTGAGAACTACCAAGTCTGGGCCTGCTTCCCAGGGGAAATTTTTTTGACAAGTATCTGTGCAGGGGGGCTAGACTGGCCCTTGAAAGTGCATACAGGGTCCATCCCAGAAGCCTTGTAGCTTTGATCCCCTGAATGAACAAAGTGTGGACATGCCAATACACATTACTGACATGTATGCCCACCTGACCTGCACCCACTCATGCCCACTCTGCAGGGCAGCGCTCGCCATTGAATGACTTCCAGGTGCTCTGGGGCACAGAGCTACAGCACCTGCTACATGCGGTGGTGCCCGGGCCTTGGCAGGAGGATGTGGCAGATGCTGAAGAGTGTGCTGGTCGCTGTGGGCCCTTAATGGACTGCTGGTGAGTGGCCACTGGGCCTAGATAAGACTGGGGGCAGGGGAGCCTGGGCCGTGGCGTTACCCTGTGCCTTCTTCTCTCCAGGGCCTTCCACTACAATGTGAGCAGCCATGGTTGCCAACTGCTGCCATGGACTCAACACTCGCCCCACTCAAGGCTGTGGCATTGTGGGCGCTGTGACCTCTTCCAGAAGAAAGGCGAGTGGGGGTGGAGAGGGGCAGGGTGGGAGACAGGGGACCTCAGCCCAAGTTGATCTTCTGTCTCTTGCTCCCAGACTACATACGGACCTGCATCATGAACAATGGGGTTGGGTACCGGGGCACCATGGCCACGACCGTGGATGGCCTGTCCTGCCAGGCTTGGAGCCACAAGTTCCCGAACGATCACAAGTGAGACAAACACCTTCCCTCCGTCCCAGCCTGGGACCTTCCCCCAGCACACACTATAGTGATGCTCTGGGCCCTCAGGTACATGCCCACGCTCCGGAATGGCCTGGAAGAGAACTTCTGCCGTAACCCTGATGGCGACCCCGGAGGTCCTTGGTGCTACACAACAGACCCTGCCGTGCGCTTCCAGAGCTGCGGCATCAAATCCTGCCGGGTGGGTAAGTGGCGCCGGGTCAAGCTGGGAGAGTGGAGGGACAAGCCCACGCCCATCCACGAACCCACTGGCTCTTTGTCTCCAGCCGCGTGTGTCTGGTGCAATGGCGAGGAATACCGCGGCGCGGTAGACCGCACGGAGTCAGGGCGCGAGTGCCAGCGCTGGGATCTTCAGCACCCGCACCAGCACCCCTTCGAGCCGGGCAAGTACGCGTAGGCGGTATCGGCGCCCTGGGGGCCGGGCTAGGGAAGGTCCAGGACTCCAGGGGCAGGGCTCCGTGTAGGGCAACTGGGCGGGGCCAGATAAGCCAGAGTCCCAGGGTCTTCTTCACGCCCCATTACCGCCCCCAGGTTCCTCGACCAAGGTCTGGACGACAACTATTGCCGGAATCCTGATGGCTCCGAGCGGCCATGGTGCTACACTACGGGTCCGCAGATCGAGCGAGAGTTCTGTGACCTCCTCCGCTGCGGTAGGCGGCGGGGACCAGGCCTGGGAGGGTACCTGGGAACCTTGGGGAGGGGCGTGGCTTGGCCGGGGAGGTAAGAGGGGCTGGGCGTGACCTGAGAGCATATCCCGTGGAGTACCGTACACCTGGGAAAGGGGGGTTTGGTCCCAGCCCCAGAGGGATCTCAGCTGTCGCTCGGGGCCCGACCTATCTCGGTCCATCTAAGGGTCGGAGGCACAGCCCCGCCAAGAGGCCGCAAGTGTCAGCTGCTTCCGCGGGAAGGGTGAGGGCTACCGGGGCACAGCGAATACCACCACCGCGGGCGTACCTTGCCAGCGTTGGGACGCGCAAATCCCGCATCAGCACCGATTTACGCCAGAAAAATACGCTTGCAAGTGAGGTGGGCGGGGGGGCGGGCGTTGGGACGTGCTGCTGCGGGTGAGACGGGAGGAGGGTAGTCACGGGCTTAGGGCTGGAGGCTGGCGGGCTAGGGCTGAGTGGAGCGCCTGCTTAGAGACCTTCGGGAGAACTTCTGCCGGAACCTCGACGGCTCAGAGGCGCCCTGGTGCTTCACACTGCGGCCCGGCATGCGCGTGGGCTTTTGCTACCAGATCCGGCGTTGTACAGACGACGTGCGGCCCCAGGGTGAGGCCCAAGCTTGGGGGCTACAGAGCCCGGGCTGGAAGCCTGGAACCGGAGGGCCGGGGCGAGGTCTCGGCCTGATGGCTGCCCGCACCGGCCGCAGACTGCTACCACGGCGCGGGGGAGCAGTACGGCGGCACGGTCAGCAAGACCCGCAAGGGTGTCCAGTGCCAGCGCTGGTCCGCTGAGACGCCGCACCAGCCGCAGTGAGTCCCTGGTGCTCCCGGCACCGCCAGGGCCCTAACCCTGGGGCGGCATGCTTTGGTGTCTGGGACCAGAGCCTGGAAATGGTTGAGACTACCCTGCCACGATTTTGCTCCCGCTCCCGCCTCAGTTCACGTTTACCTCCGAACCGCATGCACAACTGGAGGAGAACTTCTGCCAGACCCAGATGGGGATAGCCATGGGCCCTGGTGCTACACGACGGACCCAAGGACCCCATTCGACTACTGTGCCCTGCGACGCTGCGGTGAGCACTAGTGACGCTTGCCCCATGACCTTGCCTCAGCCCCCACCACCAAAGGCTGGCTCCCTTAACCCCAGTGAACTTTGTCTTTCAGCTGATGACCAGCCGCCATCAATCCTGGACCCCCCCAGGTTAGGAGTTGGGCCAGTTATGGGTCAGGCCCTTTAGCCCACGACATCCACACAGTCTGGGTTTCATCCAGCCCACCCCATCCTACAGACCAGGTGCAGTTTGAGAAGTGTGGCAAGAGGGTGGATCGGCTGGATCAGCGTCGTTCCAAGCTGCGCGTGGCTGGGGGCCATCCGGGCAACTCACCCTGGACAGTCAGCTTGCGGAATCGGTGAGGCACAACTGCCTGTCTCCCACAGAGAGGAGCTGAGGTTGTGTCCTCTGTGGTTATCCCACTGGGGGCTGCGAATCtatccctgcccccagaggtccTAGCCAGAAGATGGCAGGTCTAGCATCTGTCTCAGGAGTCTGTTGCCTGTCCTAATTCCCCACTCCTCTAGGCAGGGCCGGCATTTCTGCGGGGGGTCTCTAGTGAAGGAGCAGTGGATACTGACTGCCCGGCAGTGCTTCTCCTCCTGGTGAGCCTCCCTTGTGTTTGGGGACCCAGTCTCATCCcaccttcccccttccccaggcAAGCTAACAAGTGAGCCTTGGGGCAACGGACTGAGAGTCACAAATGACCTAGCAGAGCTTCTCTCCCAGCCATATACCTCTCACGGGCTATGAGGTATGGTTGGGCACCCTGTTCCAGAACCCACAACATGGAGAGCCAGGCCTACAGCGGGTCCCAGTAGCCAAGATGGTGTGTGGGCCCTCAGGCTCCCAGCTTGTCCTGCTCAAGCTGGAGAGGTATGTGGACAACCTGGGAGGGTGTGAGGTGGGGCTGAGCCTTGTGGCCTCAGACCCTGAGTGCCCCCATTCTTGCTAAAGATCTGTGACCCTGAACCAGCGTGTGGCCCTGATCTGCCTGCCGCCTGAATGGTATGTGGTGCTTCCAGGGACCAAGTGTGAGATTGCAGGCTGGGGTGAGACCAAAGGTAAGAGCATAGTGCACAGGACTGCTGGTGGCCAGGAGGCCCAGCCCTGGATCTTCCTCCAGGAccctctccttctccccattCCCCTCACTGCAGGTACGGGTAATGACACAGTCCTAAATGTGGCCTTGCTGAACGTCATCTCCAACCAGGAGTGTAACATCAAGCACCGAGGACATGTGCGGGAGAGCGAGATGTGCACTGAGGGACTGTTGGCCCCTGTGGGGGCCTGTGAGGTTGGTGGCAGGGCCCTGGGCCAGCCCTGGAAGGGTATGGGGGGCTAGAAATGAACTATTTTATCATGAAGCAGGCTAGTCATTGCTGTGGCCCGGGGCCCTCATCAGTTCTCCTACCTGCCAGGGTGACTACGGGGGCCCACTTGCCTGCTTTACCCACAACTGCTGGGTCCTGGAAGGAATTAGAATCCCCAACCGAGTATGCGCAAGGTCGCTCTGGCCAGCCGTCTTCACGCGTGTCTCTGTGTTTGTGGACTGGATTCACAAGGTCATGAGACTGGGTTAGGCCCAGCCTTGACGCCATATGCTTTGGGGAGGACAAAACTTGTAAGTACAGTCAAGGACAAGACTTGTACTCAAGgttgagatttaataaaatttatatttttactacttCACCAAGGACTTTCTTAAACGAAAATGGTTTTTCCCCCTGCAAGTAAACAGTAATGAAGAAGAGAATTATTCCTAGTGCAGTTTGTTTTCATGGTCTTAATTTTTGCTAAGACTCCACTGTTTTTGCCTTATCAATACAAGtgccaacacagtgaaaaggcAAATATCATCTTAGTATTACTCTGAAAATAGTTCTGAGCTAATGGCCTACTGAAAGGAAAAGAGTGGCTCCTGCTATTCTATTAGACTTATTACAATTATCTTAAGTATTCTTTCTACCCTCCTTTAATTGAATGGAAACAGGGATGGATTGGAAGagctgtttttctcctttctttcccccGGCAATATTTACTATTTAATGCCACTTACTAAcactcaaagaaacaaaaccaaacttcTCAATTGACAGTGCAGTGACCCAACAAAGACACGGGTTCTTGAATTCAAAGTGGAGCAGGAGAGACGGTAAATACACATttactttaatatatatatatttattatttatgtgtcTAAAGCACAAATTAGTTTGGTAAAAAACATCTCATGTCTGTTTTATTTCCACATCCCTGAGACTGACAATGGGATGCCTATCAATTAATTCATTTAGAGAGCCATACACcccaagaaataaattatttgtccTCTGGAGCTTGTCACAGGGGGACTTTAAAAAAACCATTAAACAGAAAGACAACTGTGCATCTTAGAAAGATAAAAGGCCAATTCTTCCTCTCCGGCTGATAGGTTCTTAATAATAGTGATATCTACTAATAAGGTGTTTTACATAGTGTAAAGCATGTTCACATACAAATTACTtagcctctttgagcctcagttttcttatatgtaaaacTGGATTAATAGTAcattttgtgtttaaaaagaTAATGTATATGAAGTGTTTACCATTTTTGCTTGGCATCTAGTTCAGTTCTCAGTAActgatgtggtggtggtggtggtcataGTAGCAGTAAGATCCGTAGTAATAGTAGCAGCAGTTGTTTTAGAAATTAGTAACTGAGGCCTGGCAAAGTTAAAGGCTCTTTCATTAACACCCAGAGGGGAAGAAATGAAGCTGGTCTTCAGAGGCAGGCTattttcactctgtctcccaaattTTTCCCCCTAGACCGTTTTTATACTTCTGGGGCTCTCAGAAAATATTCTCAGCTATTCTGTTAGCTTGATCTCCTACCATCTGAGAGTGGGCTTCCTTCAAACAACCAAATTTCCAGGTATTTCTAAACTGCCCTTCCCCTACACCATTCTTTGGTTCAGTATTTCGAGACCCCTAAGAGAAATGGTACATTTACGTGTAAGCACAGGATAGTGAAGTATTTACAACAAGTGCTTTGGAGCCAGCAAATATGAATCAGAATGCAGCTTTCCTTTCCTACATACATGACATTGGGCAGCTAATTTCTAAGATTTTACTTCTTTATCTATGAAAGTGGAGTACTAGTACTTGCTCTGTGCAACTGTGATGGTTGTTACATGAGGTAGCATCTGGAAACAGCTTGCACATTGCCAGACACCCAGTGGAAGGTCAATGAATGACTATTTGAGGACTAACTATTACAGAAATGTTTACTCTTCTGAGTCCTGATTTCTAGTCTCCTGGACTAAATAGGTTCACTGTTTTCCTCCCGGTTCAGTTTCCAGACACATCACAGAATtataagaatattaaaaactCAGGCTTATACCTACACAGGATTTTCTATAACCCTCTTTCTGCTTTGAGCTCCTAAAGCTATTTCATAGAAAAATgaccttatttttaaatagaagggGCAGTTGAAAATCAGTGAACGGACCTACCCcctaatgatttttttctcagacataattataataattagcaTTATAAAGTGCTAATTATCTTTGGACACAGAGGACCTGCACACCAGAGACAGAGGTCCGCATTAAGTAAAGTGGATTTCACTTTCTTCAGTTgcgagatttttcttttttcttctttgtaatgaTGCAAAGATATATCGTCTACCAAGCCTCATTTAAAAGCTTTTTCCAGTTAAGGAAACTATCTCTTGGCCATCCACAGCCAGACTCCATATTGAGATTATGGATATTCAAAGAAATTGTCTTTCCCTTGTATATTGTCATGACTTTTTGTGAAATGTTCGTTTTATAGTTCCAGGCCAGCACCTAGAACCTGGCTAGAATAAAAAACTGCAGAAATCATGAGTTTCTTGTTTGGATGAAAGAGCACACCTATTAACAAATGATAGACGGCTATCCTACTGTGAGTCCTGAAAACTGGTGGTGTGATTGTTGAATAGGTTAGGGGTATAGCAGAGAAACTCAGTGTGGGGTACATACAATTTCAGCTTGAATCACACTTAATAGATCCTCTGTTCCAACCATTTAAATTTACACagaagaaactaaggcacagaactACTTGAGAAGAGAAGCAGAATTGAAAACTAGAGCTCCTGATtgttctcaaaataatttttatcatacTGCATCGGGTTCTAAGTGAGAGGGCTTCTTATTTAGTAATGCCAAGGTCATGTgttaacatgtaaaaaaaaattagacgaggAATGGGGCATTGGTGTAAGATTATACAGAGTGTAAAGTTGGGCTTTCTCTTATCATCTGTTGTCAACAACAGGATGATTGTTACCCACTCCTCACCATCACTAACACAGAGACATTGGATATTGAGGAGAGACTTTAAAACAGAATATTAGTAATGCAGAGCTATAAAGAGCCACGATCATATTAATACAATCCTCCATACACATAGTGACCTGTCTGCAGCTCCAGCCTAGAGAAACCCAGTTATTCACTTGTACGGGGCAGCCCCATTATCAGAAAGCGCTATTCAATTGGAAGTGCTCATCTGTGTTAGGTCAAAAACGACTTCCTCTAAATATCCATTCTGTGTATTGAAGTACAAATGAGTCCcacttaagaaaaaacaaaacaaaccaacttccaatgatttaaaaatactaaCGTGACCCTCTTACGTTTACCTAAAGCTAGTGTTTCTCAAACATCAGCTGTATCAGAATCCCTGAAGGACTTGTTAAAACAAATTGCTGGTCTCTACTCTGAGCTTCTGATTCATTAAATGTGGGATGGtacctgagaatctgcatttctaacacgtTCCCAGGTGACCCTGATGCTGTTGCTCTGAGAACCACTTTGAGATCCACATCTCTAAGCTCATCAGTCTGTCCGTTACACCTTACAAGACATACTTTCCTAATCTGACACCcttctatttgtctttttttgaatGCTTTAGAAATTTAGCTGttatcttttttatgtattttacatttgttaCAGCTTTCCTTGGTGGACATATATGACTTTTCTActtgaaaataaacacatttttctttaaaatatcattaaataataGTGTAATTAGTGATATAAAGCAAGATGACTAAAAAGAATCTCTCATTATTATGTTTGCACAGCCTGTATACAAATTATTTGAACTAGAAAGGATTTGCTaagtaaattatttctatttccatcacgtaatattaaatattatggtgattagaggaaaaaataagctttcttttttcttttgagatggagtctcactctgtcacccaggctggagtgcagtggcgtgatgtcggctcactctgtcacccaggctgtagtgcagtggcgccatctcggatCACtaagccatctcagcctccccagctcaagcgattctactgcctcagcctcccaagtagctggaattacaggtgcccgccaccatgcccagctaatttttgtatttttagtagagatcaccatgttggccaggctggtctcgaactcccgacctcaaggaatctgcttgtcttggcctcccaatgtgctgcgattacgggcatgagccaccacgcccagctaaaagAAGCTTTTCTGATAGTAACTTTGTTTTGCCATTCTGGAGTTTATGGCAGTATGAAAAAGACTGAATTTATAAGCAGAAGATCTGTTTTTGAAATCCGGAGACCTGTATTTCACAATGGCTTTGATGTGTTTTGATTGTGCACCTTTAGACAACttatcagtttcctcatttttatacAACAATAAAATAGTAACAGCTACCCATTAAATTCTGTACAGAAGCTAGGGACAGACGCAGTAACACTTGCATATCTATAAAGGCTTTGTAAATGTGGGTATTATATCTAATGTTTATGCACATGCTGTTTGATTATTTTCATTtggaattccactccattaaaggAAAAGTAACATACGAATTCAGATTCTTGTAAGTCTTCAGGCACAAGGCCTCCATTGACTAAGTACATTGCCTACATAATTTCTCCTAACCCAAATGAATCTCCAGTTAAACCAAGTTGGTGGTTATGTACTGTCTCCAGAGGATGCCAAGCATAAAGTCCTTGAGTATATTCATCTTGGATCCTCTGATTGGACAACTGTGGTATTGAGACTTCAAGTTCCCCCTTGAGGGCCCCAGATGGTACCTGTAATTTTACTCAAGTTTTAAATGTACACTCTTTGTTAAGAAAGAGTGACAATGATTTGATTTATTTTCCGTGACTGGGGTTAGGGATGGGGGAGACTCTAGGAATGTGACTTACCAGTGAGGTTCTAGTTTTGTAAATCATAGGACAAGTTTTGATAGGCAAATGTTGGACTATAGGGCTGAGGTTGTTTTCCACCACAACATATAGACTTCTACTAGCCCTTGAAGGAAAAAACACGAGAAAATCAGCTGGGTCAGCTGAGTATTCCTTTATGAGTATGGAACAGACTTACATAACAATTCTGCAGGTAATGGCTCTGGAAAGTTCAACCACTTAGTTTTGGACAACTCTTTTCTATTCTGTATAAGCACTTTTTCACCAAAATGATACTAAATAAATATGCTATAGGAAGCTATATTTTGACATGACTGTTTTAGGCAAAGATACACTCACCAACTTACTCCACAAGAGTTTCTAATCAGAGAATATGATATGGATCTATTTGAATTGCTCCCATGCTTGGCTGAGCCCAAAATAATTTACTGTGCGTATGTACACCAAGTGAGAAGGTTGAGGAGGTGTCACTTGTacatctctttattcttttttttttgtatgtgtgtgctattttcatgtgttttgaaaGGCTCTCTTGCTTAGCTTTTATTTTgccattaaagatttttttctgtgctATAACTGTATTTTTAAGTCTGGTTTGAGTTCAAGAAATCCACAAATTCACAAAAGATTAAGAATAATTTGTGAACAAAAtgatgcagaaataaaaaatgcattttccaaATAACTCCCTTGCAGTCCTTCTCCCCCAACTACCACTTTCTATTAAGTTTCTTCTTCCTACTCTATGAAGTGCCATGAGCTTTCAATTCATTGTATTTTAAGTATAAGCTATACTTACTAACCTTCACGTTATTCTTTGCTACTTAAATAAGCTTGCTTTCATAGTTCAATTGATGTATTGTTTAACTGAtatttttaattggtatattttgatatatatagaTAATTGATAGCTATATAATTCATTTGAGATATTTTGGGTATGGAGGGTTGGAAGGAATCCTTTCataatttttctacttaaaagaaatattttttcatttaacagcTTTTCCCATGGGGATAGAGTTTTCATGAATAAATCAAAGTCATTAAATGAGGTATATTGTACATCTTTTAAGAGTCACAGAAAGAAGCAACAACAATTTACCCAGGCAGAGGGTATAAGTTTAGACCTTGGTTGCCTGATTTGTGGgacaaattctttaattttttttctttatattttgacttttttttggactctctcctccccttccagGCTCCAGGTCAAATACTTGACACCTGAATGATGTTCAATTATTTAAAAGATGGATTGGCCAGCTCAGCTCCTGTCTCAGACAGACtgtctttaaatgtattttcaacaTGTCTTCAGACAGTTATTTTTCCTCTgttcaattttgttcatcttctTACTTAACTGTTCAAGTGctactatttcctttttaaatgtagtATTGAGAAGTGCAAACATTATTGGAAAAGAGAGTCTCACTAGCATAATTGTGCATTATCTTCCTCTTATATTGCTGGCCTCCCTGCACCCCCATGCCCACCTCCTCCTCGCGCCTCCATGCCGCCTCCCACCACTCCAGCTCCTTGCAGCTGCGAGCCCAGTCACTGGTCACCTTTCGTATCTCCTCACTCAGAGCCTGGTTGGCCAAACCTGCCTGGTCCAGCTTTTCTCAGAGCATGGCATTCACCTGGGCCAGGCTGGCACTCCTGAATGGGGCACAGGGGATCAGTAGGCACTCGCCCAGGGGGCCATGCTGCCAGCCCTGGCCCTCcctgctgctcctcctccagcCAGATGAGGGCACTCTCCAGGTCTTGGCTGTGCTCTGTGTCCTGGGTGTCAGAGAGGTTAAAGCATCAGGCTGGGCAGGTGGAGGGCAGGGCCTGCCTCTGCTCCACCCTGGCACCCATCCTCAGCTGCTGCTGCTCCAGCTCTCCGGATCTCTCCAACAGCTGCTCCAGCTCTGAGAACCTCTTCTTGTACTGGAGAATCTGGGGATTGGGAGCTGATGGTGAGCcccaggggtgggggcagggcaaaGTGAACACGTGGGAGGGAAAGAGCAGGAATGGGTGGCCCTGACCTTGCCCTGCAGCCGCTGCACAAGCTGGGCCTGCCGCTGCTGGCCCTCCAGGTAGGCCTGCAGCTTGCGCCACTAGGAGGCCTGCTCCTCCTGCAGCTGCCTCCGCAACTCCACGCTCTGGGGTACCAGCCCCCTGGGCTCTTGGGTCTCCAGCTCACCAGATTCCAGCCACAGAGCCTGCTCCAGCTGCAGAGAAGGGCCCTGGGTGAGAGTCCTGGGCCTCCTGGGAAGGCAGGCTCAGGTCTCTGTAGGGGGTGGCAGGCTGGGCCCAGACCCACAATGCCTTGTAGGCTGATAGCCTGGCACCCTGGGGAGCAGCACATGTGGGCAAGCCCAGGGGCAGTGCACGTGTGCATGGGGTGATGCAGCCATGCACGGGCACGCAGATGGGGCATGCATGGACACATGCAGGTGAGCCCACAAACCCAAACCATGCAAGCAAAGCTCAAAGGTGCACCTGGGGTCTACCTCAGGGGCCTCAGTACACCATGTGCCTCTCCTCCAGAACACTTAGCCCTGTCGTGGTTTCTGTTTATTACATGGATGCCTGTGTCTTCCCACCATGCCCCCACCCCAGTGTGAGCTCAGAAAGCCTGGATTTTTTGTTCCTCATTGTATCTTAGTACTATAATGGTGGCTGTGAAATGGCATGGCTCacgctc includes these proteins:
- the LOC117979789 gene encoding LOW QUALITY PROTEIN: hepatocyte growth factor-like protein (The sequence of the model RefSeq protein was modified relative to this genomic sequence to represent the inferred CDS: inserted 1 base in 1 codon; substituted 1 base at 1 genomic stop codon), giving the protein MGLWWVTVQPPAGRMGWLPLLLLLTQCLGVPGQRSPLNDFQVLWGTELQHLLHAVVPGPWQEDVADAEECAGRCGPLMDCWAFHYNVSSHGCQLLPWTQHSPHSRLWHCGRCDLFQKKDYIRTCIMNNGVGYRGTMATTVDGLSCQAWSHKFPNDHKYMPTLRNGLEENFCRNPDGDPGGPWCYTTDPAVRFQSCGIKSCRVAACVWCNGEEYRGAVDRTESGRECQRWDLQHPHQHPFEPGKFLDQGLDDNYCRNPDGSERPWCYTTGPQIEREFCDLLRCGSEAQPRQEAASVSCFRGKGEGYRGTANTTTAGVPCQRWDAQIPHQHRFTPEKYACKDLRENFCRNLDGSEAPWCFTLRPGMRVGFCYQIRRCTDDVRPQDCYHGAGEQYGGTVSKTRKGVQCQRWSAETPHQPQXFTFTSEPHAQLEENFCXDPDGDSHGPWCYTTDPRTPFDYCALRRCADDQPPSILDPPSPPHPTDQVQFEKCGKRVDRLDQRRSKLRVAGGHPGNSPWTVSLRNRQGRHFCGGSLVKEQWILTARQCFSSCHIPLTGYEVWLGTLFQNPQHGEPGLQRVPVAKMVCGPSGSQLVLLKLERSVTLNQRVALICLPPEWYVVLPGTKCEIAGWGETKGTGNDTVLNVALLNVISNQECNIKHRGHVRESEMCTEGLLAPVGACEGDYGGPLACFTHNCWVLEGIRIPNRVCARSLWPAVFTRVSVFVDWIHKVMRLG